From the genome of Pelobates fuscus isolate aPelFus1 chromosome 6, aPelFus1.pri, whole genome shotgun sequence, one region includes:
- the LOC134615396 gene encoding uncharacterized protein LOC134615396 produces the protein MGSTCCRMLERRMLESEGTQSNGYVNEAHSYTEHDHSMSQTIKISELKKEDFRITEQESHTNSQDVYNTTEKTKTDITDDTVSKSSSTPASTNLTLNLYPIGEEIIEQNSNTESDPALLSNNSSGSDQDSNFKRNSEELESAQDEFYDCTSENNSLTESAIHNVSIKHGDDMMDFISVAPASGDQGHILTSDDYLSNHLFREPSVRSDDSSIVAQLIIKHSIRCMKRGSTNKHIRDGSQAEDDDMDPDVAEALAALAAAIAGEEFEEDPFGG, from the coding sequence aCGCATGCTTGAATCAGAAGGAACACAATCAAATGGATATGTCAACGAAGCGCATAGCTACACAGAGCATGACCATTCTATGTCCCAAACTATAAAGATCAGTGAACTCAAAAAGGAAGACTTCCGTATAACTGAACAGGAGAGCCACACTAATTCACAAGATGTGTACAATACAACTGAAAAGACTAAAACAGACATAACGGATGACACTGTTTCTAAATCATCTTCTACTCCAGCCTCTACAAATCTCACTTTAAATTTGTATCCCATAGGAGAAGAAATTATAGAACAGAACAGCAATACAGAATCCGATCCAGCATTACTGTCTAACAATTCTTCTGGGTCTGACCAGGATagcaattttaaaagaaattCGGAAGAGCTTGAATCTGCTCAAGATGAGTTTTATGACTGTACCAGTGAAAACAATTCACTTACTGAAAGTGCTATCCACAACGTTTCAATAAAACATGGTGACGACATGATGGACTTTATCTCAGTGGCACCTGCTAGTGGTGATCAAGGACATATACTGACTTCCGATGACTATCTCAGCAATCATCTATTTCGAGAACCCAGTGTAAGGTCAGATGACTCTTCCATAGTAGCTCAATTGATTATAAAACATTCCATAAGGTGTATGAAGAGAGGGTCAACAAACAAGCACATAAGGGATGGGTCACAAGCAGAAGACGATGACATGGATCCAGATGTAGCTGAGGCTTTAGCAGCTTTAGCTGCTGCAATAGCAggtgaagagtttgaagaagatcCATTTGGAGGTTAA